The genomic segment GAATAGATTCCTCAATATAactattttcaatttttatcaTTGTATTGTGTTATCcggaaattatgataaataaaatatcttattaagttttgttaatttatttgatcatataaatatttggaaattattataaataaaatatcagcTATTTCAGAAAttttgaattatattaaaagaGAGTCAAATTATTCTATCATAAAAAAACGTAATTTAAAATCTAACAAAATTTTAGGTTTGACTTGGGTTAATTTTCAGTCACTAGTGGTTTGATGTGCTTTTACTAAaatataaaaacttgtgtgagacgattttaCGGATTGTATTTTATCAGACGAAGCTCTTACTtaaatcatccataaaaaatattactttttatgctaagagtattaaatATCGGTAGAgcgtctcatagataaatattcgtgagactgtctcacaaaaaacatacTCATCAATCGATTTAACTTAATTTGTTTAGAACGTGTTCTTGTAAAAAcacatatatatttgaaattaatgGATTATGGAAtcgaatttaaaatattttttttaaaattataaaaatacatttgaacATATTTAAAATCTAAATATTTGGAAAAACGGCATTTGGCAACAGAAAAAGCATGAAAATTTGAATCTAAACGAGGTCTGCTCTCAGAATAGAGATGCAAATAGCTGTCCTTTATTCACCCACATTCACAAAGAGATTGTCAAACAAGAGCAAATGGATCAACGGTAGTTTTCTTTCAACCCAAGTAAAGCACACCCGAAATCGGTGAAGGATCGCTGATATTTCATCTAGATAATCCAAAGAACGAGGGCCCAAACAGGGTATATGAAGAGTAGGAGTATCCCAATAGAGTTCGAAATGCCATTGCCCCTTGTGAAGGAATTCCTGAACCCACCGGATGCTCGAATGTGTTCCTGCAGCAAGTAACATCCGATGATGAGGCAGATAACGAGTCCGACCCAGTGTCCTTTTACAACATCAGCGAATAAGCTCGGAGCCACCACGATGATAAGAATCAATGATGCCGGCAGTTCCAGCCAATCTGCATTGACGTTGGGATCATAAACAGAATTAGAGTAAATTCATTGCATTGCACGTAATTCGGTTAATGGCTTGAACGCTTGCTGTGAGATACCTGGAAAACGTCGAGGAAAGAACAGGCGTAGGATGACAGCAATGAAAGCAATCCATTTTCCAACTTCTCCCCTGTATTTTTGTCCATATAAGTTATTAACGAAGCTGCTAAGGTAAAAATGTGTTCTTGGACAAGAGAAGTGAAGGGTTGTTTTAGTTACCTTAGCAAGTGGAATAACCAATTCGGAAGACTGAGGAAAATGTAAGGGATTAGAAGGGATGTAAGGATGTTGGTCTTCCAGTTTGTTCGATCCAAGATCAACAGGTAACTGCAGATACAAAAACATTCTCAAAACTCGAACGATAAAACAGCATATGACAGAAAGGAATAGCATGACTTTGGCTTGGCATTCAGAGTACGCATGGATTCCAACGAATCCGAAGCAAGATCTCTACaggttttattgattattaccCCAACAAACACACTATTCAACACCCTTCACGTAGAATTGTCTGGTTTTAGTATAACACaaactgttttcttgattgtttttgttttttggatAGTACtaaaacaagaacaaaaaaaCTATTTCAAGAAGAAATTCAATATACAGCACAGAATACGTCATAGGGCCGACATTACCCTATTGCAATCTAGAACTATAATCTATAGAGGAAAGTAATTTTATTCTAAGAATCAAGTAAATAAGTTGCATAGACTTGAAATATCCTCCCACAAACTCGAGGAGAAATTTCAAAGAAATGACATTTATTCGACCAAGATTTCGAAACATAATGTCTCAAGTTTTTAACCTTTGTCCGGTCTTTGTTTCAGTACCCCACTAGAGCCTACAATGGCGCTTTCCAACTTCAAACTCCAAATCGAACtccataaaaacataaactcaCACCTTGTTCGGAAACAGAAGCAAAAATCTATGCAAGAACTGAAGGGGAAACTTACACAGCAGCACAGAAAGCGACCCATTTGAGGAACGAGGTCCCGAACCCAAGCCCGCCACCCAGTAACGCGTGATTGGCCAGAAGCTGCAAAGAATTCCCCAGCCCCTTCAGGTCGTAGCTGATCAGCGCGTTCTCCGCCTCGTAATCAGTCTTCATTTTCAGATAAGTCATCTTCCCACCCACCATTTTCAGATCGAAGAATTTCACAGCTGGAGAGTgctgatatataatatatataacaatataTAAAAACGACTTTGTATGGATTT from the Primulina tabacum isolate GXHZ01 chromosome 8, ASM2559414v2, whole genome shotgun sequence genome contains:
- the LOC142554230 gene encoding cold-regulated 413 plasma membrane protein 2-like, with product MVGGKMTYLKMKTDYEAENALISYDLKGLGNSLQLLANHALLGGGLGFGTSFLKWVAFCAAVYLLILDRTNWKTNILTSLLIPYIFLSLPNWLFHLLRGEVGKWIAFIAVILRLFFPRRFPDWLELPASLILIIVVAPSLFADVVKGHWVGLVICLIIGCYLLQEHIRASGGFRNSFTRGNGISNSIGILLLFIYPVWALVLWII